One Acanthochromis polyacanthus isolate Apoly-LR-REF ecotype Palm Island chromosome 6, KAUST_Apoly_ChrSc, whole genome shotgun sequence DNA segment encodes these proteins:
- the si:dkeyp-100a1.6 gene encoding probable G-protein coupled receptor 160, with product MLPSPLENKQTLTMLAILEQWDQASGSYTDNTHNYFLLLLFKCAMDTAAFCLCSLKQHKSLLSMCSLSITVADLVMVFFMATVWFLRAGGSSVSPCFFLAHASATFTALPLPMVSLGLLDYCLEDTCINHHRTFCKRLRDASLTLLVWALAIIYSFHTVSAKPLKLYEEAGMTALACEVGESSLIDYFTLLLFCALLFAILPFWSRIPRWVIEADRLYDTRTERESNKSDLMFTSTPGLETESSEENHLEETIGQRPPLWFSLTLGFSIFWMPYLATCVACMLCGFEVPAYISVNLLWLECINSLLMGLVFWMKSKTRGPYSHLSENVCLWNIYWHLSKGVQQKQLPVAVFNPSKAKRSTYFFV from the coding sequence ACAACACTCACAACTATTTTCTACTTTTGCTCTTTAAGTGTGCAATGGACACAGCAGCCTTTTGCTTATGCAGCTTAAAACAGCATAAATCCCTGCTGAGCATGTGCAGCCTGTCCATCACGGTGGCTGACTTGGTGATGGTGTTCTTTATGGCCACCGTGTGGTTTCTGAGGGCAGGAGGCTCTTCCGTGTCGCCCTGCTTCTTCTTGGCTCACGCTTCAGCGACATTTACAGCCCTGCCACTGCCCATGGTGAGCCTGGGTTTGCTGGACTACTGTTTAGAGGACACATGCATCAACCACCACAGAACCTTCTGCAAACGCCTCAGGGACGCTTCCTTGACGCTGCTGGTGTGGGCGCTCGCCATCATTTACTCCTTTCACACGGTCAGTGCCAAGCCGCTGAAGCTGTACGAGGAGGCGGGGATGACGGCTCTGGCGTGTGAAGTGGGAGAGTCATCGCTGATAGACTATTTCACCCTGTTGCTTTTCTGTGCACTACTTTTTGCCATACTGCCATTTTGGTCAAGGATTCCCCGGTGGGTGATCGAGGCTGACAGGTTATACGACACAAGGACTGAACGCGAAAGCAACAAGAGCGACCTGATGTTCACTTCAACCCCCGGCCTGGAGACAGAAAGCAGCGAGGAGAATCATCTGGAGGAGACCATCGGGCAGCGACCGCCTCTGTGGTTCAGCCTCACGCTGGGCTTCAGTATATTTTGGATGCCTTATCTCGCCACGTGTGTCGCCTGCATGCTCTGTGGCTTCGAAGTACCTGCCTACATTTCTGTTAATCTGCTGTGGTTGGAATGCATCAACAGTCTCCTGATGGGATTGGTGTTCTGGATGAAGAGTAAGACACGAGGGCCGTACAGCCATCTATCTGAAAACGTGTGCTTGTGGAACATTTACTGGCATTTGAGCAAAGGAGTGCAGCAGAAGCAACTCCCTGTAGCTGTGTTTAATCCATCGAAAGCCAAGAGAAGCACTTACTTCTTTGTGTAG